One genomic window of Myxococcales bacterium includes the following:
- a CDS encoding tetratricopeptide repeat protein: MTIGMRRLGACVRGARGRVAAMAVGAGALALAASNVACGGPPEPQVAEPARPPTLPPSLARGAGAPGAPATGGPSPDVARGKAALEKGDEPGARAAFEAALARDANDADAHAYLGALVEKGDKAAAEKHYRAALATVPGHEVGSVNLSALLLDAAKVDEAATLAQAGLEKHPKSAALAENLGVALATKGDEAGATRAMELALKLAPADPLAALTLGQWLGKWRKADAARERLLQAEKLANGDVGVLASVGFELKNVGAFADCIRVLDGALAKQDAAELRTYRALCKLGARDKAGALSDLEAAVAKEPKYAPAYFYLGGRHADAGRWKDVVAAYETYLRLEPAGPMKKAAEERIKLAKEKLKAGGGPKK, encoded by the coding sequence ATGACGATCGGGATGCGGCGGTTGGGTGCGTGCGTGCGGGGAGCGCGGGGCAGGGTGGCGGCGATGGCGGTGGGGGCCGGCGCGCTCGCGCTCGCGGCGTCAAATGTCGCGTGCGGCGGGCCGCCCGAGCCGCAGGTCGCGGAGCCCGCGCGTCCTCCGACCCTGCCTCCCTCGCTCGCGCGGGGCGCCGGGGCGCCTGGCGCGCCCGCCACGGGCGGACCGAGCCCCGACGTCGCGCGGGGAAAGGCTGCCCTCGAGAAGGGTGACGAGCCCGGCGCCCGAGCCGCCTTCGAGGCGGCCTTGGCGAGAGACGCCAACGACGCCGACGCGCACGCCTACCTCGGGGCGCTGGTGGAGAAGGGCGACAAGGCCGCCGCGGAGAAGCACTACCGCGCGGCCCTCGCCACGGTCCCCGGGCACGAGGTGGGCTCGGTCAACCTCTCGGCGCTGCTGCTCGACGCCGCCAAGGTCGACGAAGCGGCCACGCTCGCGCAGGCGGGGCTCGAGAAGCACCCCAAGAGCGCCGCGCTCGCCGAGAACCTGGGAGTCGCGCTCGCGACCAAGGGCGACGAGGCTGGCGCCACGCGGGCGATGGAGCTCGCGTTGAAGCTCGCCCCGGCCGATCCGCTGGCGGCGCTCACGTTGGGGCAGTGGCTCGGGAAGTGGAGAAAGGCCGACGCGGCGCGCGAGCGGCTCCTCCAGGCCGAGAAGCTCGCGAACGGCGACGTCGGCGTGCTCGCCTCGGTCGGCTTCGAGCTGAAGAACGTCGGCGCGTTCGCCGACTGCATCCGCGTGCTCGACGGCGCCCTCGCGAAGCAAGACGCGGCGGAGTTGCGCACGTACCGCGCGCTCTGCAAGCTCGGCGCGCGAGACAAGGCCGGCGCTCTGTCGGACCTCGAGGCTGCCGTCGCCAAGGAGCCGAAATACGCCCCCGCCTACTTCTATCTCGGCGGGCGTCACGCCGACGCCGGTCGCTGGAAAGACGTCGTCGCGGCCTACGAGACCTACCTCAGGCTCGAGCCCGCGGGCCCGATGAAGAAGGCCGCCGAGGAGCGCATCAAGCTGGCCAAAGAGAAGCTCAAGGCGGGGGGGG